A region from the Gemmatimonadota bacterium genome encodes:
- a CDS encoding universal stress protein, translated as MVPLDGSALAEAATGPAARLAARHGIGLHLARVVSNLPPAALAVDAMDLAARWIEDEEARASAYLEEVKSRISAEPGALDVSAHVRVGPTAKSLVGLAGELKVSLIVLTTHGRGAWERAWFGSVADQLLRTAPIPLLLLRAGTDASRVFADESYPRHVFVPLDGSLASEEILVVLPRILSENERRVTLATILHRPVSVPPLPVPNADSGRDPLRDEEMRARRYLERLGERLRADRMGRVELLIKESTDVARSLLESCAHLDVDLIALSTRGRGAVGRFFVGSVADKVIRGSETAVLAVCSPDREDEG; from the coding sequence ATGGTGCCGTTGGACGGCTCGGCGCTCGCCGAGGCGGCCACCGGTCCGGCCGCGAGGTTGGCGGCGCGCCACGGCATCGGACTGCATCTCGCTCGCGTCGTGTCGAACCTCCCGCCCGCCGCTTTGGCCGTGGACGCCATGGACTTGGCGGCTCGCTGGATCGAAGACGAGGAGGCTCGGGCGAGCGCCTACCTCGAAGAAGTGAAGTCCCGCATCTCCGCGGAGCCGGGGGCTCTCGATGTTTCGGCGCACGTGCGGGTTGGACCGACCGCGAAGTCGCTCGTCGGGTTGGCGGGAGAGCTCAAGGTGAGCCTCATCGTCCTTACGACGCACGGCCGGGGGGCATGGGAGCGCGCATGGTTCGGGAGCGTGGCGGACCAACTCCTGAGGACTGCTCCGATCCCCCTTCTGCTCTTGCGGGCCGGCACGGATGCGTCGCGTGTCTTCGCGGACGAGAGCTACCCGCGGCACGTCTTCGTTCCGCTCGATGGTTCCCTCGCGAGTGAGGAGATCCTCGTCGTCCTTCCTCGGATCCTGTCCGAGAATGAGAGAAGAGTCACTCTTGCGACCATTCTCCACCGGCCGGTGAGCGTCCCTCCGCTTCCGGTCCCGAACGCCGACTCCGGACGTGACCCTCTCCGCGACGAAGAGATGCGGGCGCGGCGTTACCTGGAGCGTCTGGGGGAGAGATTGCGGGCGGACCGGATGGGTCGGGTGGAGCTGCTGATCAAGGAGAGCACCGACGTCGCGCGCTCCCTCCTGGAGAGCTGCGCCCACTTGGATGTGGATTTGATCGCCCTCTCGACACGGGGCCGCGGGGCGGTCGGGCGCTTCTTCGTTGGGAGCGTGGCCGACAAGGTGATCCGGGGCTCAGAGACGGCGGTGCTCGCGGTGTGCTCGCCGGACCGGGAGGACGAAGGTTAG
- a CDS encoding ATP-binding protein, with protein sequence MKQTTSSDASDAIRVLLVEDDEEDYLLTRDLLARVPEGNYRLEWARSFQEGIAQLEERTFDVCLLDFRLGARDGLDFLGEATARHIHVPVMVLTGSRDPELDRALMNAGAAEFLEKGRLDPQLLERTIRYAIRQWRAERAQRLLADAGRALASSLEPDTVLGIAARVAVPGFADWSWISLSDPGPDRRAADVFHRGNGEEARLRLLLDLPSMPGEPSLIARVLEEAAPQLRRIATPAALSELTAGGPHLDILRGVDTGSVALVPLEVRGKVRGFLLLGRSGHRRPFDERDLSLARDLGTDIAMALENARLYQAAQEAVRMRNEVLSMVSHDLGNPLAAIVMVVQRLLEKPEGEASRTRAHLEMIRGSARSMVRLVEDLLAVGRAEAGHFTMDRHQARLGPVVARTVKQFRGPATEAGIRLEVDLSSVPPSLEIDAGRIGQVISNLLSNALKFTPPGGSVSIRVRDGEDEAVVSVEDTGPGIEAEDLAHLFDPFWQADKTRKGGAGLGLAIAHEIVGGHGGRIWVDSAPGRGSTFHFTVPHSRRAFP encoded by the coding sequence ATGAAGCAGACTACCTCTTCGGACGCGTCCGACGCGATTAGAGTCCTCCTCGTCGAGGATGATGAGGAAGACTACCTGTTGACCCGGGACCTCCTCGCGCGGGTCCCGGAAGGGAATTACCGGCTGGAATGGGCCCGGTCCTTCCAGGAGGGGATCGCCCAGCTGGAAGAACGCACGTTCGACGTTTGCCTCCTCGACTTCCGGCTCGGCGCCCGCGACGGTCTCGACTTTCTCGGGGAAGCCACGGCCCGCCACATCCATGTGCCCGTAATGGTCCTCACCGGGAGTCGAGACCCCGAGCTCGACCGCGCCCTCATGAACGCGGGGGCCGCGGAGTTCCTGGAGAAGGGAAGGCTCGATCCCCAGCTCCTCGAGCGAACGATCCGGTACGCGATTCGGCAGTGGCGTGCCGAGAGAGCACAGCGTCTTCTCGCGGACGCGGGCCGCGCCCTGGCCTCGTCCCTCGAACCGGACACCGTCCTCGGGATCGCCGCCCGGGTCGCCGTGCCCGGCTTCGCAGACTGGAGCTGGATCTCCCTCAGCGATCCGGGGCCGGATCGGCGTGCGGCCGACGTCTTTCACCGGGGAAACGGAGAGGAGGCGCGGCTCCGCCTCCTCCTCGACCTTCCTTCGATGCCGGGGGAACCGTCGCTGATCGCCCGGGTCCTCGAAGAAGCCGCGCCCCAGCTCCGCCGAATCGCGACGCCGGCAGCGCTGAGCGAGCTCACCGCCGGCGGGCCGCACCTGGATATCTTGCGCGGCGTGGATACGGGATCGGTGGCGCTCGTCCCTCTGGAGGTCCGCGGGAAGGTTCGCGGCTTCCTCCTTCTCGGCCGCTCGGGACATCGCCGGCCATTCGACGAGCGAGATCTGTCCCTCGCGCGGGATCTCGGCACCGACATCGCGATGGCGCTCGAGAACGCCCGGCTCTACCAGGCCGCTCAGGAAGCGGTTCGCATGCGGAACGAAGTCCTCTCCATGGTCTCGCATGACCTGGGGAATCCGCTGGCGGCCATCGTCATGGTGGTTCAACGCCTTCTGGAGAAGCCGGAGGGCGAGGCATCGCGCACGAGAGCGCACCTCGAGATGATCCGGGGTTCCGCGAGGTCCATGGTGCGGCTGGTCGAAGACCTGCTCGCGGTTGGACGGGCGGAGGCCGGGCACTTCACGATGGATCGCCATCAAGCTCGACTGGGTCCCGTGGTCGCCCGGACGGTGAAACAATTCCGCGGCCCGGCAACGGAGGCCGGGATCAGGCTTGAAGTGGATCTTTCGTCGGTGCCGCCTTCTCTGGAAATTGATGCGGGAAGGATCGGACAGGTCATCTCGAATCTCCTTTCGAACGCGCTGAAGTTCACGCCGCCCGGAGGTAGCGTGTCCATTCGTGTGCGCGACGGCGAGGACGAGGCGGTCGTGTCGGTCGAGGATACCGGCCCTGGAATCGAGGCGGAGGACCTCGCCCACCTCTTCGATCCGTTCTGGCAGGCCGACAAGACGCGGAAGGGCGGGGCTGGGCTCGGGCTCGCCATCGCCCACGAGATCGTCGGAGGGCATGGAGGAAGGATCTGGGTGGATAGCGCGCCCGGCCGCGGAAGCACCTTTCACTTCACGGTGCCCCATTCTCGTCGGGCCTTCCCATGA
- a CDS encoding response regulator, with protein sequence MMAGHGRRLVAVLIADDDEEDRLLMREAFDACGLENPLYFVFDGENCLDFLGRRGSYAEPGAAPRPGIIFLDLKMPGMTGFEVVEAIKRDSQLRSIPVVVVTTSDAEEDVARSYELGVSGYVTKPVTFDGLVQAVGVLKDYWFETVALPPHGR encoded by the coding sequence ATGATGGCGGGGCATGGGCGAAGGCTGGTCGCGGTGCTAATAGCCGATGACGACGAGGAAGACCGCCTGTTGATGCGGGAGGCCTTCGACGCCTGCGGTCTCGAGAATCCACTCTATTTCGTTTTCGACGGGGAGAATTGCCTCGATTTCCTCGGTCGCAGGGGGTCGTACGCGGAGCCGGGAGCCGCCCCGCGCCCCGGCATCATCTTCCTGGATCTGAAGATGCCCGGAATGACCGGATTCGAGGTCGTGGAGGCCATCAAGCGGGACTCGCAGCTTCGCTCCATCCCGGTCGTGGTGGTGACCACCTCGGACGCGGAAGAGGACGTGGCCCGCAGCTACGAGCTCGGCGTCAGCGGTTATGTGACGAAGCCGGTCACCTTTGACGGACTGGTTCAGGCCGTCGGCGTGCTGAAAGACTACTGGTTCGAGACCGTGGCTCTTCCTCCCCACGGGAGATGA
- a CDS encoding ATP-binding protein, translating to MTFRLRRLPLHAASHPIVYCARLPTGPPVKTDNSPIHLDSGRDLAEGPPDNSSEPIVVALRGLCAIASDSSLDLPGRTTQLLRLGCACFGADAGFLVRHGEDGAVAEASHGSLGEMDARLPFRPGEAGLAARHEAPLLIDGEIYGTIVFGTRGEGPIQPSEAERELVGLMAVWLAAEIQRSRAEKALRASEARFAGIVSISVDAVISVDEGQNIILFNEGAEEIFGYRAEEVLGQPLELLIPPRFRRKHREHLDAFGSGEEPARRMGERGKIHGQRQDGEEFPAEASISKLEVNGERIYSVVLRDVSAQADYEDTLEREALELGRSNRELEAFASVASHDLQEPLRKIRAFGDRLRVEAGDRLEDQNRVYLERMLGAAERMSDLIGDLLAYARVTSRGSPFERVDLTALVREVTADLEIPLNESGGRIDVATLPAVEADPLQMRLLFQNLLGNALKYRREGVPPVVDVSGTIQQDPRPGVEIQVRDNGIGFDEKYRDRIFEVFQRLHGRGQYDGTGIGLAICRKIVEHHGGVISASAEPGLGATFLVTIPMPAQSRAEGRG from the coding sequence ATGACCTTTCGCCTCCGTCGGCTCCCCTTGCATGCGGCGAGCCACCCTATAGTCTATTGCGCTCGCCTCCCCACTGGGCCGCCTGTGAAAACCGACAATTCGCCGATCCACCTCGATTCAGGCCGCGATCTCGCGGAGGGTCCGCCGGACAACAGTTCTGAGCCGATCGTGGTGGCGCTGCGCGGACTCTGCGCAATCGCTTCCGACTCATCGCTGGACCTCCCAGGCCGCACCACGCAGCTCCTCCGGCTGGGGTGCGCTTGTTTTGGAGCGGATGCGGGCTTCCTCGTACGTCACGGGGAGGACGGGGCCGTCGCTGAAGCCTCTCATGGATCGCTCGGGGAAATGGATGCCCGTTTGCCATTCCGGCCGGGTGAGGCCGGTCTCGCCGCAAGACATGAGGCGCCCCTTCTCATCGACGGAGAGATCTATGGAACGATCGTCTTCGGGACGCGGGGAGAAGGGCCGATTCAGCCTTCGGAGGCGGAGCGAGAGCTGGTCGGCTTGATGGCGGTCTGGCTGGCGGCCGAGATCCAACGCTCGCGGGCCGAAAAAGCGCTTCGCGCTTCCGAGGCCCGCTTCGCCGGAATCGTCTCGATCTCGGTGGACGCGGTGATTTCGGTGGATGAGGGTCAGAATATCATCCTCTTCAATGAGGGGGCGGAGGAGATCTTCGGTTACCGTGCGGAGGAAGTCCTGGGCCAGCCGCTGGAACTCCTCATTCCTCCTCGTTTCAGGAGGAAGCATCGGGAGCACCTCGACGCCTTCGGCAGCGGTGAGGAACCGGCACGCCGAATGGGAGAGCGAGGGAAGATCCACGGGCAAAGACAAGACGGAGAGGAGTTCCCCGCCGAAGCCTCGATTTCGAAGCTGGAGGTCAACGGGGAGCGGATCTATTCCGTCGTCCTCCGAGACGTGAGCGCGCAAGCGGACTACGAGGACACACTCGAGCGAGAGGCCCTGGAGCTGGGGCGCTCGAACCGGGAGCTCGAGGCGTTCGCTTCCGTGGCATCCCACGATCTCCAGGAACCGCTTCGAAAGATTCGAGCCTTCGGGGACCGCTTGCGGGTCGAGGCCGGCGACCGACTGGAGGATCAGAACCGGGTCTATCTCGAACGGATGCTCGGTGCCGCCGAGCGGATGTCGGACCTCATCGGCGACTTGCTCGCGTACGCACGCGTTACGAGTCGAGGGAGCCCATTCGAACGGGTGGATCTCACAGCGCTCGTCCGGGAGGTGACGGCCGATCTCGAGATCCCTTTGAACGAAAGCGGTGGCAGGATAGACGTCGCGACGCTTCCGGCGGTCGAGGCGGATCCGCTTCAGATGCGGCTCCTCTTTCAGAATCTCCTCGGGAATGCGCTCAAGTACCGCCGGGAGGGCGTACCGCCCGTCGTGGATGTGAGCGGCACGATCCAGCAGGATCCACGCCCGGGCGTCGAAATCCAGGTTCGCGACAACGGGATCGGATTCGATGAGAAGTATCGGGACCGCATCTTCGAAGTCTTCCAGCGTCTCCACGGGCGCGGGCAATATGACGGGACAGGGATAGGATTGGCCATTTGCCGGAAAATCGTCGAACACCACGGGGGCGTGATTTCGGCCTCGGCTGAGCCGGGGCTCGGCGCCACCTTTCTCGTAACAATACCTATGCCGGCGCAGTCCCGGGCAGAAGGCCGAGGATGA
- a CDS encoding glucose 1-dehydrogenase translates to MGRVAGKVAVVTGGAVGIGAACCRMLAREGASVAVTDVQNAAGGALVREILDAGGVARYWHLDVGDEAECARVLGEVAKKLGEITVLVNNAGIAGPNKPTHEIEEAEWDRVQRTNVKGVFFCTKHTIPSMKRAGGGSIVNLSSIYGLVGGPDVPPYHASKGAVRLMTKTDALIYAPDGIRVNSVHPGYIWTPMVEKHLKDSGIEREQGRKDLAALHPIGRVGEPDEIAYGVLYLASDESSFVTGAELVIDGGYTAK, encoded by the coding sequence ATGGGAAGAGTCGCCGGGAAGGTCGCGGTGGTCACCGGCGGCGCCGTCGGCATCGGGGCCGCGTGTTGCCGCATGCTCGCACGGGAGGGGGCAAGCGTGGCAGTGACCGACGTCCAGAACGCAGCGGGAGGGGCGCTCGTCCGGGAGATTCTGGACGCGGGCGGAGTCGCACGCTATTGGCACCTCGACGTCGGCGACGAGGCCGAGTGCGCCCGCGTCCTCGGGGAAGTCGCCAAGAAGCTGGGCGAGATCACGGTTCTTGTGAACAACGCCGGCATCGCGGGCCCGAATAAGCCTACGCACGAGATCGAAGAGGCCGAGTGGGACCGCGTGCAGCGGACGAACGTGAAGGGCGTCTTCTTCTGCACGAAGCACACGATCCCCTCGATGAAGCGCGCGGGCGGCGGAAGCATCGTCAACTTGTCCTCCATCTACGGCCTCGTCGGCGGGCCGGACGTGCCCCCCTATCACGCTTCGAAAGGGGCCGTCCGGCTCATGACGAAAACGGACGCGCTGATCTACGCGCCGGACGGGATTCGCGTGAACTCGGTGCATCCGGGGTATATCTGGACGCCGATGGTCGAGAAGCACCTGAAGGATTCCGGCATCGAGCGGGAACAGGGCCGCAAGGATCTCGCGGCGCTCCACCCGATCGGGCGGGTTGGAGAGCCGGATGAGATCGCCTACGGCGTCCTCTACCTCGCCTCGGACGAGTCGTCCTTCGTCACGGGGGCCGAGCTCGTGATCGACGGAGGGTACACGGCGAAATGA
- a CDS encoding Hsp20/alpha crystallin family protein, producing MAQVPAVGRRASGIFTPWRDLGAFEDLFERMGVSPWSGEAAGGASMWAPRADFTEEDGKYVVTAELPGVESKDVDIQADGNTLCIRGEKKVVREESNERVRISERQYGSFERTFVLPATANAEKIKASFDQGVLKVEIEKRPEARGRKIQIASKPKPK from the coding sequence ATGGCACAGGTACCGGCGGTGGGCCGCCGCGCGAGCGGCATCTTCACTCCCTGGCGCGACCTCGGAGCCTTCGAAGACTTATTTGAACGGATGGGCGTGAGCCCCTGGTCCGGCGAAGCCGCCGGCGGGGCCTCGATGTGGGCTCCCCGAGCGGACTTCACGGAAGAGGACGGGAAATACGTCGTCACGGCGGAGCTACCGGGAGTCGAGTCGAAAGACGTGGACATCCAGGCCGATGGGAACACGCTCTGCATCCGGGGCGAGAAGAAGGTCGTGAGGGAGGAGTCGAACGAGCGGGTCAGGATCTCGGAGCGCCAGTATGGCTCGTTCGAGCGCACTTTCGTGCTTCCCGCGACGGCCAACGCCGAAAAGATCAAGGCCAGCTTCGACCAGGGGGTGCTCAAGGTCGAGATCGAAAAACGTCCCGAAGCCCGGGGCCGAAAGATTCAGATCGCATCGAAACCGAAGCCGAAGTAA
- a CDS encoding CBS domain-containing protein has protein sequence MTLVKEIMQKDVVTISPGAPVSEPIQKLGTSKITGLPVVDAKGILVGVISSQDIMRLAGDLGQVPEAVRWGLQVAGPFRDRAVVDSSIEGEFFAYYVTPRGGFVDLRDRIRELPGDVFEGYSDEDIMTRDPVTVDADATLRELARLLGEKNIRRALVLQAGKLVGIVTVTDILSALARG, from the coding sequence ATGACGCTCGTCAAGGAGATCATGCAAAAGGACGTCGTCACGATTTCGCCCGGTGCGCCGGTCTCGGAGCCGATTCAGAAGCTTGGCACGTCCAAGATCACGGGGCTTCCCGTGGTGGATGCTAAGGGAATTCTCGTGGGAGTCATCTCGTCCCAGGACATCATGCGGCTCGCCGGGGACCTCGGCCAGGTACCGGAGGCGGTGCGCTGGGGACTCCAGGTCGCCGGACCATTCCGCGACCGCGCCGTCGTGGATTCTTCCATCGAGGGAGAGTTTTTCGCGTACTACGTGACCCCGCGGGGCGGATTCGTGGACCTTCGCGACCGGATTCGCGAACTCCCCGGCGACGTCTTCGAAGGTTACTCCGACGAGGACATCATGACTCGTGATCCGGTCACGGTGGACGCCGATGCGACCCTCCGCGAACTGGCGCGGCTTCTCGGGGAGAAGAACATCCGGCGGGCTCTCGTTCTTCAGGCGGGAAAGCTCGTCGGAATCGTGACCGTGACCGACATCCTGAGCGCGCTAGCGCGCGGCTGA
- a CDS encoding cation-transporting P-type ATPase, translated as MTGGGPDRTHATVAPRGAETRESGPTPWHRLAVEEALARLEAGPEGLSEREAAQRLERYGQNALSIHPPTSLGRILYEQVKSLVVLLLFAASVVALLVGDVLEAVAIGAVLAINVVIGFWVEWRARQEMHALSRVVVQEAVVVRDGREGHVDARNLVPGDLIVVEAGFAIPADARLVSAAELMVIEAPLTGESVPAEKSADPIAPPEGEEVPLAERRSMVYKGTLAATGAGRAMVVATGLATEIGRISELVQETASEDTPLERQLDSLGKRLIWIAVGVAALVAVLGVVRGHDPWLMVETALALAIAAVPEGLPLVATITLALGMRRMARRHALIRRLPAVETLGSATIVCTDKTGTLTAAEMTVTRVETAGGSVEVTGRGFAAEGEFRIGGRRVRPPEVPGLELAIRIGVLANRARWRGGARAPEFGGDPTEVALLVLGRKAGVSREELLEAHPEVGEIPFSAERRFMATFHRDSAGRVTAYVKGAPARLLEASAARMTADGPVPLDETGRRALLERNDELGSQGLRLLGLAIGELTEDAPLDESVLRDLTFVGYAGMMDPPAPGAQETIALLRQAGVRTVMLTGDQAVTAHAVARELGVLHPEDETLDGRDLMRLSEAELTDRVERVTAFSRVSPEDKLRIVRAYQTRGEIVAMLGDGVNDAPALKRADIGVAMGGRGTDVAKETAGLVLQDDRFETIGAAVQEGRVIFDNIRKFIFYLFSCNLSEVLVLFAAGLAGLPLPLLPLQILWLNLVTDVFPALALAVEPAEPDVMRRPPRDPAGAILSGGFGAVVGAFGLMLTAVTLGAFLWALYVWEVEGDHAVTIAFMTIAMTQLLHVFNARSPGPVVTSRRFFGNPWVWGAIGLTVVLQLLAVYLPPLSRVLRTHALGLEDWGLVLLASFVPLVVGQAWKWLAYRGAPSAAR; from the coding sequence GTGACGGGAGGCGGGCCTGATCGGACCCACGCGACTGTCGCTCCGAGGGGAGCGGAGACCCGGGAGAGCGGCCCCACTCCGTGGCACCGGCTTGCGGTCGAGGAGGCATTGGCGCGGCTGGAGGCCGGGCCGGAGGGGCTCTCGGAGCGGGAGGCCGCGCAGCGCCTCGAGCGCTACGGGCAAAATGCGCTCTCCATTCATCCTCCGACGTCTCTTGGGAGGATCCTCTACGAACAGGTGAAGAGCCTGGTCGTCCTGCTTCTCTTCGCGGCCTCCGTCGTCGCCCTTCTCGTGGGGGATGTTCTGGAGGCAGTGGCAATCGGGGCAGTGCTCGCGATCAATGTGGTCATCGGGTTCTGGGTCGAGTGGCGCGCCCGCCAGGAGATGCATGCGCTGAGCCGCGTAGTAGTCCAGGAGGCCGTCGTGGTGCGGGACGGGCGGGAGGGCCACGTGGATGCCCGGAACCTGGTGCCTGGCGATCTGATCGTGGTGGAAGCGGGATTCGCGATCCCCGCCGACGCCCGCCTCGTCTCGGCTGCGGAGCTCATGGTGATCGAGGCGCCGCTCACCGGAGAGTCGGTTCCGGCGGAGAAATCGGCGGACCCGATTGCTCCGCCGGAGGGAGAGGAGGTACCGCTCGCGGAGCGCCGCTCGATGGTCTACAAGGGCACCCTGGCGGCGACCGGGGCCGGTAGGGCCATGGTCGTCGCAACGGGCCTCGCCACCGAGATCGGCCGCATCAGCGAGCTCGTTCAGGAGACGGCGAGCGAAGATACCCCGCTCGAGCGGCAGTTGGACTCCCTCGGGAAGCGGCTCATCTGGATCGCCGTCGGGGTCGCGGCGCTCGTCGCCGTCCTCGGGGTCGTTCGCGGACATGATCCCTGGCTGATGGTCGAGACGGCCCTCGCGCTCGCGATCGCGGCGGTGCCGGAAGGGCTCCCTCTCGTGGCGACGATCACGCTGGCGCTCGGCATGCGCCGCATGGCTCGACGCCACGCCCTGATCCGACGGCTCCCCGCGGTCGAGACCCTGGGTTCGGCCACGATCGTCTGCACGGATAAGACCGGGACCCTGACCGCGGCCGAGATGACCGTGACGCGAGTGGAGACGGCGGGCGGATCCGTGGAGGTCACGGGGCGGGGTTTCGCCGCGGAGGGGGAATTTCGGATCGGTGGTCGTCGCGTTCGGCCCCCGGAGGTTCCAGGGCTCGAGTTGGCCATCCGGATCGGCGTGCTCGCGAATCGGGCTCGATGGAGGGGAGGGGCGCGGGCTCCCGAGTTCGGCGGCGATCCGACCGAAGTGGCTCTCCTGGTGCTGGGCCGAAAGGCCGGAGTGTCGCGGGAGGAGCTGCTTGAGGCGCATCCGGAGGTGGGAGAGATCCCGTTCTCGGCCGAGCGCCGGTTCATGGCAACCTTCCATCGCGACTCGGCCGGCCGGGTCACGGCTTACGTGAAGGGGGCGCCGGCGCGACTTCTCGAGGCTTCGGCCGCGCGGATGACGGCGGATGGGCCGGTCCCGCTGGACGAGACCGGACGCCGTGCGCTTCTGGAACGGAACGACGAGCTGGGAAGTCAGGGGCTCCGACTCCTCGGCCTGGCCATAGGCGAACTGACGGAGGACGCGCCACTGGACGAATCCGTTTTGCGCGACCTCACCTTCGTTGGGTATGCTGGAATGATGGACCCGCCGGCACCCGGCGCCCAGGAGACCATCGCGCTTCTCCGGCAGGCCGGTGTGCGCACCGTCATGCTCACCGGGGATCAGGCGGTCACGGCCCACGCGGTGGCGCGCGAGCTCGGGGTGCTGCACCCCGAGGATGAGACGCTCGACGGCCGCGATCTCATGCGCCTCTCCGAGGCGGAATTGACCGACCGGGTGGAGCGCGTGACAGCCTTCAGCCGGGTCTCTCCCGAGGACAAGCTCCGGATCGTGCGGGCCTACCAGACTCGGGGCGAGATCGTCGCGATGCTGGGAGACGGCGTCAACGATGCCCCCGCCCTCAAAAGGGCCGATATCGGGGTCGCGATGGGTGGGCGCGGGACCGACGTGGCCAAGGAGACGGCCGGCCTGGTCCTCCAGGACGACCGGTTCGAGACGATCGGTGCGGCCGTGCAGGAGGGCCGCGTCATCTTCGATAACATCCGGAAGTTCATCTTCTATCTCTTTTCCTGTAACCTCTCGGAAGTGCTCGTCCTCTTCGCGGCTGGGCTGGCAGGCCTACCGCTCCCGCTCCTCCCCCTCCAGATCCTCTGGCTGAACCTGGTCACGGACGTCTTCCCGGCGCTGGCGCTGGCCGTCGAGCCCGCCGAGCCCGACGTCATGCGGCGCCCGCCGCGCGACCCGGCCGGAGCGATCCTTTCCGGCGGCTTTGGAGCGGTCGTGGGCGCCTTCGGACTGATGCTGACCGCGGTGACCCTCGGAGCATTCCTTTGGGCACTGTATGTCTGGGAAGTCGAAGGCGATCACGCGGTGACGATCGCCTTCATGACGATCGCCATGACGCAGCTCCTCCACGTGTTCAACGCGAGGAGCCCCGGCCCCGTCGTGACAAGCCGCCGTTTCTTCGGAAACCCGTGGGTCTGGGGCGCGATCGGGCTGACCGTGGTCCTTCAACTCCTGGCGGTCTATCTTCCGCCGCTCTCTCGGGTCCTTCGGACCCACGCCCTCGGACTCGAAGACTGGGGGCTGGTCCTTCTGGCCTCGTTCGTACCGCTGGTCGTCGGGCAGGCCTGGAAGTGGCTCGCCTACCGGGGGGCCCCCTCAGCCGCGCGCTAG
- the atpD gene encoding F0F1 ATP synthase subunit beta translates to MNRGEVVSIRGSVVDVRFPQRLPELYHLLRAGEDETVAIEVLSQRSDEVVRGIALTPVGGLGRGSPVLDTGGPLRIGVGKELLGRVLNVFGEAIDDGGALELSERRSIHQPSVPLAELGSSAGILETGIKAIDLLAPLERGGKAGLFGGAGVGKTVLIMEMIHNIVARHEGISLFCGIGERNREAEALYRELQESGVIKDTVLVFGQMDEPPGARFRVGHTGLTVAEYFRDSLHRDVLLLIDNIFRFVQAGQEVSGLMGQLPSRLGYQPTLGSELSALEERISSTKTTAITSVQAVYVPADDFTDPAITHTFTHLSASVVLSRDRAAQGLYPAIDPLESASKMLSPRVVGRRHYQVARQVREALAHYDELKDIIAMLGQEELSREDQRIVSRARRLERFLTQPFAVTQQFIGKEGRLVPLEDTLSGCERILKDEFAGIPERALYLIGSVDEASA, encoded by the coding sequence GTGAACCGAGGAGAGGTCGTCTCGATTCGAGGGAGCGTGGTGGACGTCCGGTTTCCCCAGCGCCTCCCGGAACTCTATCACCTCCTCCGCGCCGGAGAGGACGAGACGGTGGCCATCGAGGTCCTGAGCCAGCGGAGTGACGAGGTCGTGCGCGGGATCGCGCTGACGCCGGTCGGGGGCCTCGGCCGCGGCTCTCCCGTCCTGGATACGGGTGGCCCCCTCCGCATCGGGGTCGGAAAGGAGCTCCTTGGCCGGGTCCTCAACGTCTTCGGCGAAGCGATCGACGACGGAGGAGCACTGGAGCTCAGCGAGCGGCGCTCCATCCATCAGCCCTCCGTGCCCCTGGCCGAACTGGGCTCCAGCGCCGGCATTCTCGAGACGGGGATCAAGGCCATAGACCTCCTCGCGCCCCTCGAGCGGGGCGGAAAAGCCGGCCTTTTTGGGGGGGCCGGCGTGGGAAAGACGGTCCTCATCATGGAGATGATCCACAATATCGTGGCCCGCCACGAAGGGATCAGCCTCTTCTGCGGCATCGGGGAGCGAAACCGGGAGGCCGAGGCGCTCTATCGAGAACTCCAGGAGTCCGGAGTCATCAAGGATACGGTCCTCGTCTTCGGGCAGATGGACGAGCCTCCCGGCGCCCGGTTCCGTGTCGGGCACACGGGGCTCACCGTGGCCGAATACTTTCGCGACAGCTTGCACCGGGACGTGCTCCTCCTGATCGACAACATTTTCCGCTTCGTCCAGGCTGGCCAGGAGGTATCCGGCCTCATGGGCCAGCTTCCCTCCAGGCTCGGATACCAGCCCACGCTCGGTTCCGAGCTCTCCGCGCTCGAAGAGAGGATCTCGAGCACGAAGACCACGGCGATCACGTCGGTTCAGGCGGTATACGTCCCCGCGGACGACTTCACCGATCCGGCCATCACCCACACCTTCACCCACCTCTCCGCGAGCGTGGTCCTCTCGAGGGACCGCGCGGCACAGGGCCTCTACCCGGCCATCGATCCCCTCGAATCGGCCTCCAAGATGCTTTCGCCGCGGGTCGTCGGGAGGCGGCACTATCAGGTTGCACGACAGGTGAGGGAGGCGCTCGCCCATTACGACGAGCTCAAGGACATCATCGCGATGCTCGGGCAAGAGGAGCTTTCCCGGGAAGACCAGAGGATCGTGAGCCGCGCCCGCCGCCTGGAGCGCTTCCTCACGCAGCCCTTCGCCGTGACGCAGCAGTTCATAGGGAAGGAGGGGCGCCTCGTCCCTCTCGAGGATACCCTCTCGGGATGTGAGCGAATCCTCAAGGACGAGTTTGCCGGCATTCCGGAGCGCGCACTCTATCTCATCGGCTCGGTGGACGAGGCCTCCGCATGA